The window TATTATCATCAGATTAAAGACCGTATTTTCTTATCAAACAGTTTGAGAACCAAAAGATTATGGATCGATGAGCAGTTAGATTTATACTGTAGACTGAATCAAATGGAAGAAATTAAAGAATTGTTTGCTGAGTTAAGAAATCTCGTTTGTGAAGGACAATTCCCAGAATCCATGTTATATGAGTTAAAAGCGACTATCTATAAAAGATTTGAAGGGCAACTTCTTCTTCGACAAGAAGAATACCGATTTCTTAATGACTTTTTTGCTCTTTAAAAATATCACAAAATATCACATAATCTTGTGATATTTTTTTTGTACTTTTTTTCATTATTATATAGTATCATAGATTTGTACGAAGGGTAATGTACATAAAGGAACATTCTAAGTTGTTTAATTTGGGAGTAAATGATTTAGATTTAAAAGGTTATTTAAATAATGGGATTTTAAATAACTAGAATATGGGTAGCGTTGTTCTCATTCTTTTATTTATTAGCATAGGGGTATGCAAATAAAAAAATTCGTTTAATTTGGGAGTTAAACGAATTTTTTTTATTTCATTGAAACATTAATGAAACGAGAGATCAACCGTTTCTAAAAGAAGACATTAGGGAAATTTATTTTTTTATGTAAACTATTAGCTAATATTTTAAATAGATACAATTTCATTGCAAATCATATATAAGTCTAAAATTATAACATGCTATAATAAAAGTTAAGAAACAGTAAGTGGGGGGATGGAAATGGATAAGTTAGAATTTATGTTTTTAGAATTAAAGAAGCAAGTAGAGTACTATAATCGTCAATTAAAACAAGGGAAAACTCCAAAGGAAATCGCTGAGGCATTAGAGATAGATGAAACTAATTTTACAAAAAAGTTTGGGAATGGGGGATATTTTTATAATTCAAATACTAAAAAGTACGAACGAGAGATAATGAGTGATAAATTTAGTTGGAGTAAAGGCGATATACAAGTGATGATGCCTAACACACCATCGACAAATAAAAAAGAATAGATGACGTATTTATCCGGGTGGGAATAAGAAAAGGATTAAAATAACTAGGACTTAGAAAGAGTAAACAACAAAATAGAGCGTAAAAAAACATTATTTTAGTATCACGCAATTGAAGGTTTAAAGCTAATGGTAATGAGAGCTGATCTTTTAAAAATGCCATTAAATGTTGAATAATAAAACAGATGTTTCGCACTCTTTTATAAGATGTGATAAGATAAGAGCAAGAGGTGAATGCAGTGATTAATTATATCGCTAAAATTACAATCTATGTTAATAATCAAGAAGAAGCTAAACAATTTTGGACGGAAAAGATGGGATTTATTTGTCATGAACAACCAATGGGTCCGAATTTTAAATGGATGGAAGTTAAACCAAACAAAAGTACATCGACCTCATTTGTTATTTATGAAAAGCAATTAATGAAAGCACAAAATCCAAATATGTCAGTCGAACATCCTAATGTCATTTTAAGTACTTCATCAATTGAAACCGTGTATAATAAATTAAAAGAAAATGAAGTAGAAGTAGGACCATTACAAGAAATGCCTTACGGTAAAATGTTCTCATTTAAAGATCAAGATGGAAATAACTACTTACTTCGAGAAGATAAATAACGAGATTAAAGGCTAACAAGTGTTAGCC of the Turicibacter sp. TJ11 genome contains:
- a CDS encoding VOC family protein, translating into MINYIAKITIYVNNQEEAKQFWTEKMGFICHEQPMGPNFKWMEVKPNKSTSTSFVIYEKQLMKAQNPNMSVEHPNVILSTSSIETVYNKLKENEVEVGPLQEMPYGKMFSFKDQDGNNYLLREDK